The Cyprinus carpio isolate SPL01 chromosome A9, ASM1834038v1, whole genome shotgun sequence genome window below encodes:
- the pou3f3a gene encoding POU domain, class 3, transcription factor 3-A isoform X1 — translation MATAASNPYLASNSILSSASIVHSESGGGGMQPGSGAVTSVSGGYRGDPVVKMVQSDFMQGAMTASNGGHMLSHAHQWVTSLPHAAAAAAAAAAAAAAEAGSPWSSSPVGMAGSPQQQDVKNSSNREDLHSGTALHHRPSHLGAHQSHQSAWGGTTASHIPTITGGQQQSQQSLIYSQPGGFTVNGMLNPPGSLVHPGLMRGDSPEMDHHHHHHHHQQQHPHHHHHHQHHAGVNSHDSHSDEDTPTSDDLEQFAKQFKQRRIKLGFTQADVGLALGTLYGNVFSQTTICRFEALQLSFKNMCKLKPLLNKWLEEADSTTGSPTSIDKAAQGRKRKKRTSIEVSVKGALESHFLKCPKPSAQEISSLADNLQLEKEVVRVWFCNRRQKEKRMTPPGVPQTPEDVYSHAGNGSFVVDYLKGASLKDEPDSNHNVTSACSYGQEILVH, via the exons ATGGCCACAGCGGCTTCCAATCCTTACCTGGCCAGCAACAGCATTCTCTCATCAGCCTCGATCGTGCACTCGGAGTCCGGAGGTGGTGGCATGCAGCCGGGAAGCGGTGCAGTAACATCGGTGTCGGGAGGATACAGAGGAGACCCCGTGGTCAAGATGGTGCAGAGTGACTTCATGCAAGGAGCCATGACGGCCAGTAACGGGGGGCACATGCTGAGCCATGCCCATCAGTGGGTCACTTCACTGCCACATGCGGCTGCCGCGGCCGCCGCCGCCGCAGCCGCTGCAGCAGCAGAAGCCGGCTCCCCTTGGTCCTCCAGCCCAGTTGGCATGGCCGGTAGCCCACAGCAACAAGACGTGAAGAACAGCTCAAACAGAGAAGATTTACACTCGGGCACCGCGTTGCACCACAGACCCTCGCATTTAGGGGCTCACCAGTCGCACCAAAGCGCATGGGGTGGCACCACAGCCTCCCACATTCCCACCATCACCGGAGGACAGCAGCAGTCCCAGCAGTCTCTCATTTATTCCCAGCCGGGTGGCTTCACAGTTAACGGGATGCTGAACCCTCCCGGGAGTTTAGTCCACCCGGGGCTGATGCGAGGAGACTCGCCAGAAATGGatcaccatcatcaccaccaccatcatcaacAGCAGCACcctcaccaccaccaccaccaccagcaccACGCGGGAGTGAACAGCCACGACTCGCACTCAGACGAGGACACGCCGACCTCCGACGACCTGGAACAGTTTGCCAAACAGTTTAAGCAGCGTCGGATCAAACTGGGTTTTACTCAAGCCGACGTCGGGTTAGCGCTTGGAACTCTTTACGGAAATGTTTTCTCGCAGACCACCATTTGCAGGTTCGAGGCTCTCCAGCTGAGCTTTAAAAACATGTGCAAACTCAAGCCGCTGCTGAACAAGTGGCTGGAGGAGGCCGACTCGACCACGGGCAGTCCCACCAGCATCGACAAAGCAGCTCAAGGCAGGAAACGAAAGAAGCGCACCTCCATCGAGGTGAGCGTGAAGGGAGCCTTGGAGAGCCATTTTTTGAAATGCCCCAAACCGTCAGCGCAGGAGATATCCTCTCTGGCGGACAACCTCCAGCTGGAAAAGGAGGTGGTTCGGGTCTGGTTCTGCAACCGAAGGCAGAAGGAGAAGAGGATGACGCCGCCCGGGGTCCCTCAGACGCCCGAGGACGTGTACAGCCATGCCGGCAAC GGGAGTTTTGTGGTAGATTACTTAAAAGGTGCAAGTTTGAAAGATGAACCGGACAGCAACCACAACGTGACATCTGCGTGCTCCTATGGCCAGGAGATTCTGGTGCACTGA
- the pou3f3a gene encoding POU domain, class 3, transcription factor 3-A isoform X2: MATAASNPYLASNSILSSASIVHSESGGGGMQPGSGAVTSVSGGYRGDPVVKMVQSDFMQGAMTASNGGHMLSHAHQWVTSLPHAAAAAAAAAAAAAAEAGSPWSSSPVGMAGSPQQQDVKNSSNREDLHSGTALHHRPSHLGAHQSHQSAWGGTTASHIPTITGGQQQSQQSLIYSQPGGFTVNGMLNPPGSLVHPGLMRGDSPEMDHHHHHHHHQQQHPHHHHHHQHHAGVNSHDSHSDEDTPTSDDLEQFAKQFKQRRIKLGFTQADVGLALGTLYGNVFSQTTICRFEALQLSFKNMCKLKPLLNKWLEEADSTTGSPTSIDKAAQGRKRKKRTSIEVSVKGALESHFLKCPKPSAQEISSLADNLQLEKEVVRVWFCNRRQKEKRMTPPGVPQTPEDVYSHAGNVSADTPPPSMDCKREFCGRLLKRCKFER, translated from the exons ATGGCCACAGCGGCTTCCAATCCTTACCTGGCCAGCAACAGCATTCTCTCATCAGCCTCGATCGTGCACTCGGAGTCCGGAGGTGGTGGCATGCAGCCGGGAAGCGGTGCAGTAACATCGGTGTCGGGAGGATACAGAGGAGACCCCGTGGTCAAGATGGTGCAGAGTGACTTCATGCAAGGAGCCATGACGGCCAGTAACGGGGGGCACATGCTGAGCCATGCCCATCAGTGGGTCACTTCACTGCCACATGCGGCTGCCGCGGCCGCCGCCGCCGCAGCCGCTGCAGCAGCAGAAGCCGGCTCCCCTTGGTCCTCCAGCCCAGTTGGCATGGCCGGTAGCCCACAGCAACAAGACGTGAAGAACAGCTCAAACAGAGAAGATTTACACTCGGGCACCGCGTTGCACCACAGACCCTCGCATTTAGGGGCTCACCAGTCGCACCAAAGCGCATGGGGTGGCACCACAGCCTCCCACATTCCCACCATCACCGGAGGACAGCAGCAGTCCCAGCAGTCTCTCATTTATTCCCAGCCGGGTGGCTTCACAGTTAACGGGATGCTGAACCCTCCCGGGAGTTTAGTCCACCCGGGGCTGATGCGAGGAGACTCGCCAGAAATGGatcaccatcatcaccaccaccatcatcaacAGCAGCACcctcaccaccaccaccaccaccagcaccACGCGGGAGTGAACAGCCACGACTCGCACTCAGACGAGGACACGCCGACCTCCGACGACCTGGAACAGTTTGCCAAACAGTTTAAGCAGCGTCGGATCAAACTGGGTTTTACTCAAGCCGACGTCGGGTTAGCGCTTGGAACTCTTTACGGAAATGTTTTCTCGCAGACCACCATTTGCAGGTTCGAGGCTCTCCAGCTGAGCTTTAAAAACATGTGCAAACTCAAGCCGCTGCTGAACAAGTGGCTGGAGGAGGCCGACTCGACCACGGGCAGTCCCACCAGCATCGACAAAGCAGCTCAAGGCAGGAAACGAAAGAAGCGCACCTCCATCGAGGTGAGCGTGAAGGGAGCCTTGGAGAGCCATTTTTTGAAATGCCCCAAACCGTCAGCGCAGGAGATATCCTCTCTGGCGGACAACCTCCAGCTGGAAAAGGAGGTGGTTCGGGTCTGGTTCTGCAACCGAAGGCAGAAGGAGAAGAGGATGACGCCGCCCGGGGTCCCTCAGACGCCCGAGGACGTGTACAGCCATGCCGGCAACGTGAGTGCAGACACACCGCCTCCGTCCATGGACTGCAAAC GGGAGTTTTGTGGTAGATTACTTAAAAGGTGCAAGTTTGAAAGATGA